The sequence below is a genomic window from Candidatus Rokuibacteriota bacterium.
GCCCAGTGTCTCCGGCGTCAGCGGTACCGAGCGGTACCGCACGCCGCTGACTTCGATCTCAGGAACGAAGGGGTCGGAATAAGAGAGCGCCGGCCCCTCCCCGGTCAGCAGCTCGACGAGCTTGAGGGCTGACGAGTTCCGCACGTCGGCCACGTCGCGCTTGAACGCCACGCCAAGAATCAACACGCGGGCATCCCGGATGGGGATGCCATGTCGCGCGAGGGCCCGCACGACCTTCTGGGCGACGAAGTAGGGCATGTTGGCGTTCACCTCGGCGGCGAGCGTGATGAAGTTCGTGTAGAAGTCGTGCTCCTTGGCCTTCCACGCGAGGTACACGGGATCTACCGGGAGGCAGTGGCCGCCGACTCCCGGGCCGGGGTGGAAGCTCATGAACCCGAAGGGCTTGGTGGCGGCAGCCTCGATGACCTCCCAGATGTCGATCCCCATGCGGTCCGCAAGCATGGTCAGCTCGTTCACCAGCGCAATGTTCACGTTCCTGAAGATGTTTTCGAGGAGCTTGGCCATCTCAGCGACGCGGGGAGACGAGACCTGGACGACCTTGACGACGATGCTCGCGTAGAGCGCGACCGCGGCGGCGGTGCAGCGCGGCGTCACGCCGCCAACGACTTTCGGCGTGTTCGCGATCTGGTAGGTCCGATTGCCTGGATCCACCCGCTCCGGTGAGTAAGCGAGCGCGAAATCCTTCCCTACCCGGAGGCCGCGCGCCTCGAGGAGCGGGAGCAGCACCTCCTCGGTCGTCCCGGGATAGGTCGTGCTCTCGAGAACCACCAGATGGCCCTGACGGAGGCGGGAAGCGATCTCTTCCACCGCGCCACGGACGAAAGAGAGGTCGGGCTCCTTGTTCCGGTTGAACGGCGTCGGCACGCAAAGGATCAGGACATCGAGCTCGGCGACAGCGTTCCAATCGTCCGTGGCGCGGAGCCGCCCCGACACCGCCAGGGATCGCAGCTCCTCATCCTGGACGTCGCCGATGTAGTTCTCGC
It includes:
- a CDS encoding nucleotide sugar dehydrogenase, yielding MEELKRRIESRTARIGVVGLGYVGLPLAVEFAKAGFHVVGLDTDNARVACVGRGENYIGDVQDEELRSLAVSGRLRATDDWNAVAELDVLILCVPTPFNRNKEPDLSFVRGAVEEIASRLRQGHLVVLESTTYPGTTEEVLLPLLEARGLRVGKDFALAYSPERVDPGNRTYQIANTPKVVGGVTPRCTAAAVALYASIVVKVVQVSSPRVAEMAKLLENIFRNVNIALVNELTMLADRMGIDIWEVIEAAATKPFGFMSFHPGPGVGGHCLPVDPVYLAWKAKEHDFYTNFITLAAEVNANMPYFVAQKVVRALARHGIPIRDARVLILGVAFKRDVADVRNSSALKLVELLTGEGPALSYSDPFVPEIEVSGVRYRSVPLTPETLGAHHCVVIHTDHSVFDYELILRHAPLIVDTRNALRNFSASRDRIIRL